The Geothrix sp. DNA segment GAGGGTTGCCCCTCCCCGGATGTCTTCCTACTGCTGGTGAAAGGTCCCAGGATCAATTCGTCCTGGAGTTCCAACCACCCGTCGGTGCAATGACATTGGTGAAGCTGCGCGCTGCGGGAGCGTAGACCTTCCCGAGACCGGAGTAGGTCAGGGTTCCGCTCCATCCCCGCGGGACGACCATGGTGAAATTACCGTTCGCATCAGTGGTGGTCGTACCAACACCGCTGGCAGTGATGGTCACTCCGGCCACTCCGACTCGTGGAGCACTGCCGTTGATGTAGACCTGGCCGGTGATGCTGACGCCTGTGACTGCGAAGTTCAGGTTGGCCTGGTTCGTGGTCAGGGCGGCGTACGTGTAGTTCACTGGGTTGAAGGTATAGCCATTGCGGGTGGCAGTGACGGTGCCGGTCCAGGGTGAGTTGATGGTGCGCGTGTAGTTGCCAAGCGCATCGGTGGTGGCAGTGATGCCGCCGCCGAAGTTCACAGTCACGTTCTGCATGGGCAGCCCGCCATTCGTGATGTTGCCCGAGAGCACCACCACGGCCGTCGCACGGTAGTTCTGGCCAGCCTGGACGTTGATCACGTTGTTATAGCCGCGCACCGCCGGAGCGAAGGTGTAGCCGGCGAGGCTCGGTGTGGCCGTTCCGGTCCAGCCCCTGGGTACGTCGTGGCTGTAGACGCCGTTGGCATCCGTGATGGCCGTGCCAGCGCCACCGCTGAAGGTGATGGTGACGCCCGCGATCGGGATGATCGGAACACCGTTGATGTAGACCACGCCAGCGATGGGAACCGCAGCCACGGCCGTGTAGTTGGTGACGGTGTTGACGGTGAGGTTGGTGTAGGTGTTCGAAGGCGCGGTGAAGAGGTAACCGGCCTTGCTGGGAGTGACGGTGCCGGTCCAGCCCGCGTTGACGGTGAAGGAGTAGGAGCCGTCAGCAGCGGTGGTGGTGGTGCCACCGGTGTAGGTCATCGTGACGCCCGCGAGAGGTGTGGCAGCGGGAAGGAACGTGACGACGCCGGAGACAGTCGCCGTGGCGGCTGCGAAGTTCTGGACAGCGTTCTGGCCAGGGGTGGTGAGGTTCATCGCGGCGGACACGGCGGGCAGGAAGACGAGCGTGCCCGAAGTGGCCGTGACGGTGCCAGACCAGGGAACCGGGGTGGTGATGGTGTAGTTCCCCAGCGCGTCAGTGACTGCGGCGGTGCCGGTGCTGGGCGTGATGGTGGCACCCGCAAGCGGGGCACCATTGAGCGTGACATTGCCAGTGACCGTCGCGAAAGCGGTGGCCGTGAAGTTCTGGCCACTCAGGTTGGCGGGCCCGAGGGGGCCAAGGGTGCGCAGCGCCGGTGCGAAGGTGTAGCCGAACAGGGCAGGCGTAAGGGTGCCGGCCCAGCCGTTGGGGACGGTGGCGGTGTAGTTGCCCGTGCCATCGGTGATGGCGACATAGCCGCCATTGCTGAAGGTGAGGGCGACGTTGGCCAAAGGTCCGCTAAGGGTGCTGACCATGCCGGACACCTGGATGGTGTTCGGGGCATTGACGCTGGCGGTATTGGAGGGCACGGCATAGCCGGCCTGGTTCCAGGCGACCACCTGATAGTCGTAGGCCGTGCCGGGGGCAACGGTGAAATCGCTGAAGTTGTTGACGTTGGGGACGACGGTGGCGATCTCCGCGAAGGTGCCGGCACCGCCGGGGCTGCGCTGGATGGAGAAGCCGACTTCGTTGGTGGCATTGTCGGTCCAGGCCAGATCGGCGCGGCTGGGCACGCCCATGGTCGCCGTCAGGAGGGTGGCACCCGCAGGTACGGTGGTGGCCACGACCAGCTTCTCGGGACGCATGAAGTCGTTCTCTTCGTGGCCGAGGATGTGGCAGTGCCACACGTATTCCCAGCCGAAGTCCTGCGGGGCATTGGAGTAGCCAGCGGCCTGGTTGCCGGTCGCGGGATCCGTGGCATTGACAGAAATGTTCGCGGGCTGCAGGACGTCCATCGACCGGAAGCTGTTGGGAATGGCGAAGGGCAGCCGCGGGGACAGGGGCCGGAAGGCGACGATGATGTCTTCCAGCGGGTTCATGCGGACGGTTTCCTTCCAACCGATTTCGTTGGGTTGGGGCAGGCTGACTGCGCCGTCCCAGCCAACACGGTTGACGATCTGCACATCATAGAGGTGGAAGTGCACGGGGTGGGTGTCCACACCGTTGTGGGTGATCTTCCAGATCTGGGTTTCGCCATCATTCAGGACTTCCGTGATGGGATCGCGGTAGCCGAGGGGGATGGTGGTCTGGATGTTGAAGTTGGTGCCGGGGACTTCCACGCCGAGGGTGGCGTTCATCCGGCCGTAGTCGAGCTCGAAGAGCTCCTGGATGGCCTTGTTGAGGAAGGAAGGATTGACCTGGACGCCGTTTTCCGTGGCGATGAAGCCGGGGAGGGCAGGCAGGACGGCATTGGGGTAGAAGCTGAAGTCCTGGATGCGGGCGAAGGAATCCCGGGTGACGGTCCGGTTCAGAGCGCTGTTGTAGGCGATCTGGGGAATGATGGGCAGGTGCTGGTCTTCAGCGAAGGCGCTCGCTGCGGTGGCGGTGCCCGTGAAGGCCGCGTTGAGGGCGGTAACATCAAAGGCCGGGTTCACGCCAGCATTCACCACGACCTGCATGATGGTGCGGGTGTTGGGGCCGAAGCCAGGCAGGGTGGTCGCCGCGCCGCCGGACGTGGTCTGGTCGACATCGCCGGTGTAGTAGTCCAACCGGGAATCGAAGGCGGGCACCGGGGCAGGCGCGTCGTTGTAGAGGATGAGCGTCTTGCCGGCGAAGGCGGAGAAGTCGACGATGACGTCAGCGCGCTCGGCGGGTCCGAGGAAGAGGCCGTGGTTCGTGACGTTGAGCACCACGATGTTGCGGCGGTTGTACTCGTAGTTCACCGGCTGGGCGGGGAGCACCGCGGGAGTCGGGAGGAAGCCGCTCTCGTTGCCGATCTGGATCCAGGACGGGCCAGCCGTGAGGGGATCCGGCACGCCGCCAGCGCGGCCATCGGTGGGCCAAGTGGCCGGCCAGGCGACGTTGGGCGTGGCGGGAACCATCGTGACGTCCTTGCCCGTGGCATCAGCCACAAACCAGGACAGGTTCCACATGCGGTCGTTGGCAGCATTCAAGACGCGGAAGCGGTAGGCCTTGGGATCCACCGTGGTGGTGGGATAGGGCGTGCCGTTGACCAGCGGGGTGTCCATGAAGGCTTCGGGCACCAGGGAGGGATTGGGCGTGCCGGGATAGGTGGTCCCATTGGGATCACCGATGACCGGCTCTTCGCCGTGCACCAGGCCAGCCGCTGCGGTCAGCGGGGGCCAGAACCACGGGCCGTAGTCCCACCGACCCATGGCATTGGCGCCGGAGATGTCGGCAGGGTTCTGGTTGGGCATGTAGACGTGGGGATACCAGAGGGCGCCATCGCCGCCGTACTTGGCCACGTCCCACGTGGGATCGGTGCCGCCGGCGACGCCGACGGTGCCGAGGGTGGTGGTGTCGACGAAGGTCTTGTCCTGGATGATGAGGGGGATGCCATAGCGGTACACGCCAGCAGGATCGCCCTGGTCGGGGAGGATCCCGGCGTTGATGAGCCGTTCATCCGTGGGGCTGGTGATCAGGTAGCCGGCGGCCTCGCCGGCATACACGTTCAGGCGGGTGAGGCCGAACGCGTGATCGTGGTAGAACATCAGGCGGCCGCTCTGCTGGTTGG contains these protein-coding regions:
- a CDS encoding multicopper oxidase domain-containing protein, with translation MLTRFKQLLALAASLLLGFGAQAAAPATAKAPAEAPGQNRTMAPQAGGDRAAVVERANRRGQLNAARAAAAARQQAALKAKGGKVDPQTLGTNPAASLGAARATAAKAKAGGPQSVLVPGPGFQLAQPDYMFGTASNWHNTKPIHKFIDTLPGLSAAHPNNLGNFIPVAVPDKITYPGADYYEIGVTEYTQKVHTDLNATKFRGYKDLNPLAESVANATTGANTQYLGPVIIATKDRPVRVKMTNMLPVGPVNPATGRRPGDLFLPVDTTLMGAGIGLNGGTETFTENRAEFHLHGGLSPWISDGTPHQWVTPAGETTSYPKGAVFQNVPDMAAGATPTDGIATYFWTNQQSGRLMFYHDHAFGLTRLNVYAGEAAGYLITSPTDERLINAGILPDQGDPAGVYRYGIPLIIQDKTFVDTTTLGTVGVAGGTDPTWDVAKYGGDGALWYPHVYMPNQNPADISGANAMGRWDYGPWFWPPLTAAAGLVHGEEPVIGDPNGTTYPGTPNPSLVPEAFMDTPLVNGTPYPTTTVDPKAYRFRVLNAANDRMWNLSWFVADATGKDVTMVPATPNVAWPATWPTDGRAGGVPDPLTAGPSWIQIGNESGFLPTPAVLPAQPVNYEYNRRNIVVLNVTNHGLFLGPAERADVIVDFSAFAGKTLILYNDAPAPVPAFDSRLDYYTGDVDQTTSGGAATTLPGFGPNTRTIMQVVVNAGVNPAFDVTALNAAFTGTATAASAFAEDQHLPIIPQIAYNSALNRTVTRDSFARIQDFSFYPNAVLPALPGFIATENGVQVNPSFLNKAIQELFELDYGRMNATLGVEVPGTNFNIQTTIPLGYRDPITEVLNDGETQIWKITHNGVDTHPVHFHLYDVQIVNRVGWDGAVSLPQPNEIGWKETVRMNPLEDIIVAFRPLSPRLPFAIPNSFRSMDVLQPANISVNATDPATGNQAAGYSNAPQDFGWEYVWHCHILGHEENDFMRPEKLVVATTVPAGATLLTATMGVPSRADLAWTDNATNEVGFSIQRSPGGAGTFAEIATVVPNVNNFSDFTVAPGTAYDYQVVAWNQAGYAVPSNTASVNAPNTIQVSGMVSTLSGPLANVALTFSNGGYVAITDGTGNYTATVPNGWAGTLTPALFGYTFAPALRTLGPLGPANLSGQNFTATAFATVTGNVTLNGAPLAGATITPSTGTAAVTDALGNYTITTPVPWSGTVTATSGTLVFLPAVSAAMNLTTPGQNAVQNFAAATATVSGVVTFLPAATPLAGVTMTYTGGTTTTAADGSYSFTVNAGWTGTVTPSKAGYLFTAPSNTYTNLTVNTVTNYTAVAAVPIAGVVYINGVPIIPIAGVTITFSGGAGTAITDANGVYSHDVPRGWTGTATPSLAGYTFAPAVRGYNNVINVQAGQNYRATAVVVLSGNITNGGLPMQNVTVNFGGGITATTDALGNYTRTINSPWTGTVTATRNGYTFNPVNYTYAALTTNQANLNFAVTGVSITGQVYINGSAPRVGVAGVTITASGVGTTTTDANGNFTMVVPRGWSGTLTYSGLGKVYAPAARSFTNVIAPTGGWNSRTN